A single window of Dermacentor albipictus isolate Rhodes 1998 colony chromosome 1, USDA_Dalb.pri_finalv2, whole genome shotgun sequence DNA harbors:
- the LOC135906710 gene encoding RNA-binding protein squid-like isoform X1 produces MADGDQQGNYGEGDFSADGQYGEYNDGQFTDGQYQQEGEANAQTNEAAQNGSDAKTNEDERKLFVGGISWDTDNKDLREYFSKFGVVVDVNIKTDPTTGKSRGFGFVTFNAKDAIEAVLKATPHTVKGKQIDPKPAKARPGIKKIFVGGLESDMPEADIKAYFEKFGPVENVELPFDKAKNQRRQFAFVTFEREDSVELVCREPKQKIGNKECDIKKATPKPDARGMRGGWGGGGGGFAAGGRGGRGGRGGRGRGGGYQNQGWGNQGGYGGGGYGGGGYGQGYGGGYGQGYGGGYGNYDYGSGYGGGYDYSGWNYGGGQGGYGSGYGQQQSNYNKTRRGGGGGAGGGGYHPYSR; encoded by the exons ATGGCGGACGGAGATCAGCAAGGAAATTATGGTGAGGGAGATTTTTCAGCCGATGGACAGTACGGCGAGTATAACGATGGCCAGTTCACAGACGGTCAGTACCAGCAAGAGGGCGAAGCAAATGCCCAGACAAACGAAGCCGCCCAAAATGGCTCCGATGCGAAGACTAATGAGGACGAGAG GAAACTCTTTGTTGGTGGCATAAGCTGGGACACTGATAACA AGGATCTTCGGGAATACTTCTCGAAGTTCGGCGTTGTCGTTGATGTCAACATCAAGACAGACCCCACGACAGGCAAATCTAGAGGCTTCGGTTTTGTCACATTCAATGCCAAGGACGCAATTGAAGCT GTGCTGAAGGCAACGCCACACACTGTGAAGGGCAAGCAAATTGACCCCAAGCCTGCGAAGGCGCGCCCCGGCATCAAGAAGATCTTTGTTGGTGGATTGGAGTCCGACATGCCAGAGGCTGACATCAAGGCCTACTTTGAGAAGTTCGGTCCT GTGGAGAATGTGGAGCTGCCATTTGACAAGGCAAAGAACCAGAGGCGCCAGTTCGCTTTTGTCACATTCGAGCGAGAAGACTCCGTGGAGCTGGTTTGCCGGGAGCCGAAGCAGAAGATTGGCAACAAAGAGTGCGATATCAAGAAGGCAACCCCCAAGCCCGATGCCCGAGGCATGCGTGGTGGatggggcggcggcggcggcggctttgCAGCTGGCGGACGCGGTGGACGTGGAGGCAGAGGCGGCCGTGGACGGGGAGGAG GCTACCAGAACCAGGGATGGGGCAACCAAGGAGGCTATGGTGGCGGCGGCTACGGCGGCGGCGGCTATGGCCAGGGTTATGGTGGCGGCTATGGCCAAGGATACGGTGGTGGCTATGGTAACTACGACTATGGCAGTGGCTATGGCGGAGGCTACGACTACTCCGGGTGGAACTATGGCGGCGGCCAGGGGGGTTACGGAAGCGGATACG GCCAACAACAGAGTAACTACAACAAGACGCGCCGCGGTGGGGGAGGTGGCGCCGGTGGTGGAGGCTACCACCCCTACAGTCGTTAA
- the LOC135906710 gene encoding RNA-binding protein squid-like isoform X2 — MADGDQQGNYGEGDFSADGQYGEYNDGQFTDGQYQQEGEANAQTNEAAQNGSDAKTNEDERKLFVGGISWDTDNKDLREYFSKFGVVVDVNIKTDPTTGKSRGFGFVTFNAKDAIEAVLKATPHTVKGKQIDPKPAKARPGIKKIFVGGLESDMPEADIKAYFEKFGPVENVELPFDKAKNQRRQFAFVTFEREDSVELVCREPKQKIGNKECDIKKATPKPDARGMRGGWGGGGGGFAAGGRGGRGGRGGRGRGGGYQNQGWGNQGGYGGGGYGGGGYGQGYGGGYGQGYGGGYGQQQSNYNKTRRGGGGGAGGGGYHPYSR; from the exons ATGGCGGACGGAGATCAGCAAGGAAATTATGGTGAGGGAGATTTTTCAGCCGATGGACAGTACGGCGAGTATAACGATGGCCAGTTCACAGACGGTCAGTACCAGCAAGAGGGCGAAGCAAATGCCCAGACAAACGAAGCCGCCCAAAATGGCTCCGATGCGAAGACTAATGAGGACGAGAG GAAACTCTTTGTTGGTGGCATAAGCTGGGACACTGATAACA AGGATCTTCGGGAATACTTCTCGAAGTTCGGCGTTGTCGTTGATGTCAACATCAAGACAGACCCCACGACAGGCAAATCTAGAGGCTTCGGTTTTGTCACATTCAATGCCAAGGACGCAATTGAAGCT GTGCTGAAGGCAACGCCACACACTGTGAAGGGCAAGCAAATTGACCCCAAGCCTGCGAAGGCGCGCCCCGGCATCAAGAAGATCTTTGTTGGTGGATTGGAGTCCGACATGCCAGAGGCTGACATCAAGGCCTACTTTGAGAAGTTCGGTCCT GTGGAGAATGTGGAGCTGCCATTTGACAAGGCAAAGAACCAGAGGCGCCAGTTCGCTTTTGTCACATTCGAGCGAGAAGACTCCGTGGAGCTGGTTTGCCGGGAGCCGAAGCAGAAGATTGGCAACAAAGAGTGCGATATCAAGAAGGCAACCCCCAAGCCCGATGCCCGAGGCATGCGTGGTGGatggggcggcggcggcggcggctttgCAGCTGGCGGACGCGGTGGACGTGGAGGCAGAGGCGGCCGTGGACGGGGAGGAG GCTACCAGAACCAGGGATGGGGCAACCAAGGAGGCTATGGTGGCGGCGGCTACGGCGGCGGCGGCTATGGCCAGGGTTATGGTGGCGGCTATGGCCAAGGATACGGTGGTGGCTATG GCCAACAACAGAGTAACTACAACAAGACGCGCCGCGGTGGGGGAGGTGGCGCCGGTGGTGGAGGCTACCACCCCTACAGTCGTTAA